Proteins from one Candidatus Desulfovibrio trichonymphae genomic window:
- the topA gene encoding type I DNA topoisomerase — protein MNKRLIIVESPAKVKTIKKFLGAQYAVHASVGHVRDLPSNTLGVDEANDFAPQYEVIDSKKHVVSELRAAAAKADVVYLAPDPDREGEAIAWHIAELIRDKTKTIKRIQFNEITAKAVREALECPRELNANLFDAQQARRVLDRLVGYKISPLLWKTIKRGISAGRVQSVTLRLIVDHETEREAFTPEEYWLCKAFLCADTPPLFTAELLKLHGKKAHIGNKKQADALKAEISNKSFVVRSVTKKERERAPKPPFITSSLQQAANQRLSYSTKRTMNIAQRLYEGVELDEKGLTALITYMRTDSTRVADEARAAARDFIAKTFGPDYLPAKSRKYKSKAGAQDAHEAIRPVDMTIVPEMIRGALPPDQYNLYKLIWSRFVGSQMAGARFHDTTALVECGKTEWRAKGERLLFPGFLTIMPASRREESEAALPPLAIGQTLTLDKLEQGQKFTQPSPRYNEASLVRELEERGIGRPSTYATIISTLQDRDYVRLTDKHFIPTDLGRTVCRHLSEHFTTLMDVSFTAQMEESLDKVAEGSRQRVDLLRAFAAQFNPALDAAAKNMQSLKSGMPANVSCPGCGKPLLIKFGKAGDFLACSSYPACRYTSNFTRAENGQVEIVPAEKTQAAKVGVCPRCGKDTVVKKSRTGSRFIACTGYPACSCAAPFSTGVPCPRCGKGMLVEKSSKRGKIFYSCDQYPQCDFALWDKPMPGSCPQCEAPYLVEKKKGESIKVVCPVKGCSYTREDDVIFLPNT, from the coding sequence ATGAACAAACGGCTTATCATTGTGGAATCGCCGGCCAAGGTGAAAACCATAAAAAAATTTCTCGGGGCGCAGTACGCCGTCCATGCCAGCGTCGGCCATGTACGCGATCTGCCGTCAAATACGCTCGGCGTGGACGAAGCCAATGATTTCGCTCCGCAATATGAAGTAATTGACAGCAAAAAACACGTTGTCAGCGAACTGCGCGCCGCCGCCGCAAAAGCCGATGTCGTGTATCTGGCGCCGGATCCTGACCGCGAGGGCGAGGCGATTGCCTGGCATATAGCCGAGCTTATCCGCGACAAAACAAAAACTATCAAACGCATCCAGTTCAATGAAATCACGGCGAAAGCCGTGCGGGAAGCGCTGGAGTGCCCGCGCGAGCTCAACGCCAATCTTTTTGATGCACAACAGGCACGACGTGTGCTGGACCGTCTGGTGGGCTACAAAATTTCGCCGCTTCTCTGGAAAACCATCAAACGCGGCATTTCCGCCGGGCGGGTTCAGTCTGTGACACTCAGACTGATTGTAGACCACGAAACCGAACGCGAGGCATTTACCCCGGAAGAATACTGGCTTTGCAAAGCGTTTCTTTGCGCTGATACGCCGCCTCTGTTCACGGCGGAACTGTTGAAACTGCACGGCAAAAAAGCGCATATCGGCAACAAAAAGCAGGCGGACGCCCTGAAAGCGGAAATCAGCAACAAATCCTTTGTGGTGCGCAGCGTGACGAAAAAAGAACGCGAACGTGCTCCCAAACCCCCATTTATCACATCCTCGCTGCAGCAGGCAGCCAACCAGCGCCTGTCTTATTCGACCAAACGCACCATGAACATAGCCCAGCGGCTTTATGAAGGCGTCGAACTGGATGAAAAGGGGCTCACAGCCCTGATAACCTACATGCGCACAGATTCTACACGCGTTGCCGATGAAGCGCGGGCCGCGGCCCGCGACTTCATTGCCAAAACATTCGGCCCAGACTATCTGCCTGCAAAATCAAGAAAGTATAAATCAAAAGCCGGCGCACAGGACGCGCATGAAGCCATCCGCCCTGTGGACATGACCATTGTCCCCGAAATGATCAGGGGCGCGTTGCCGCCCGATCAGTACAATCTTTACAAACTTATCTGGTCGCGCTTTGTGGGATCACAGATGGCCGGAGCCCGCTTTCACGACACGACGGCGCTGGTTGAATGCGGAAAAACCGAGTGGCGGGCAAAGGGTGAACGCCTGCTCTTTCCGGGTTTCCTCACAATCATGCCGGCAAGCAGAAGAGAGGAATCCGAAGCCGCACTGCCGCCGCTTGCAATCGGGCAAACCCTCACGCTGGACAAACTGGAGCAAGGACAAAAATTCACGCAGCCGTCGCCGCGCTACAACGAAGCAAGCCTTGTTCGGGAACTGGAAGAACGCGGCATCGGCCGCCCATCAACCTACGCGACCATCATTTCCACACTTCAGGACCGTGATTACGTCCGGTTGACGGACAAGCATTTCATTCCCACTGATCTCGGACGGACAGTGTGCCGCCATCTCTCCGAACATTTTACCACATTGATGGACGTGAGTTTTACAGCCCAGATGGAAGAAAGCCTGGACAAAGTGGCTGAAGGCAGCCGGCAACGGGTGGATCTATTGCGGGCATTTGCCGCGCAGTTCAACCCGGCGCTGGATGCGGCGGCCAAAAATATGCAGAGCCTGAAGAGCGGCATGCCCGCAAACGTGTCCTGCCCTGGATGCGGAAAACCCCTACTGATCAAATTCGGCAAGGCAGGCGACTTTCTGGCATGTTCCAGCTATCCCGCCTGCCGCTATACAAGCAACTTCACGCGTGCGGAAAACGGTCAGGTGGAAATTGTGCCCGCGGAAAAGACGCAAGCGGCAAAAGTAGGCGTCTGTCCACGCTGCGGCAAAGATACAGTTGTCAAAAAATCACGCACAGGCAGCCGCTTTATCGCCTGCACAGGCTATCCGGCATGCAGCTGTGCCGCGCCCTTTTCCACAGGGGTGCCCTGCCCGCGCTGCGGCAAGGGAATGCTTGTTGAAAAAAGCAGTAAACGGGGAAAGATTTTCTATTCCTGCGATCAGTATCCCCAATGTGATTTTGCACTGTGGGATAAGCCCATGCCGGGCTCCTGCCCGCAGTGCGAAGCCCCGTATCTGGTAGAAAAAAAGAAAGGAGAGAGTATAAAAGTCGTCTGCCCTGTCAAGGGCTGCAGCTACACAAGGGAGGACGATGTAATTTTTCTGCCCAACACATAA
- the tsf gene encoding translation elongation factor Ts, with the protein MAISAQLQLVKDLREKTGAGVMDCKKALEEVDGVLEKAVDWLRRKGMAKAAKKSGRVTSEGLVTAAQSPDGKHVAMAALLCETDFVARGDQFQNMAARVAQTVLDSNPADHAALESLMGEDLTQLIASVGENMQIGKFARHTCVSDKEIVGSYIHANGKIGVLAYLTVGKAASVGRPEVLEFAKNLAMQVTAANPMALDAQSLDTAAVEHEREIYRQKALEEGKPTNIVDRIADGAVKKFYKEVCLMEQPYIRDDKKSVSDITREAAKAVGDDITVTGFARIQLAVE; encoded by the coding sequence ATGGCAATCAGTGCTCAACTGCAACTGGTAAAAGATCTACGCGAAAAAACCGGCGCCGGTGTGATGGACTGTAAAAAAGCCTTGGAGGAAGTGGACGGCGTTCTGGAAAAGGCCGTTGACTGGTTGCGCCGGAAAGGCATGGCCAAGGCCGCCAAAAAGTCCGGCCGTGTGACCAGTGAAGGGCTTGTGACGGCTGCCCAAAGCCCGGACGGCAAGCATGTGGCCATGGCGGCTCTTTTATGTGAAACAGACTTTGTGGCCCGTGGCGATCAATTTCAGAATATGGCTGCCCGTGTGGCGCAGACAGTGCTGGATAGCAACCCTGCTGATCACGCGGCGCTGGAATCGCTGATGGGCGAGGATTTGACGCAGCTTATCGCCTCTGTGGGCGAAAATATGCAGATCGGCAAGTTTGCCCGCCATACGTGCGTCTCTGACAAGGAAATTGTAGGCAGCTACATTCACGCCAACGGCAAGATCGGCGTGCTGGCATATCTGACCGTAGGCAAGGCAGCCAGCGTCGGCAGGCCTGAAGTGCTGGAGTTTGCCAAAAATCTTGCCATGCAGGTGACGGCGGCCAACCCCATGGCTTTGGACGCGCAGAGTCTTGACACGGCGGCTGTAGAGCACGAGCGTGAAATATACCGGCAGAAGGCTCTGGAGGAAGGCAAGCCCACGAATATTGTGGATAGGATCGCCGACGGCGCTGTGAAAAAATTTTATAAGGAAGTCTGCCTCATGGAGCAGCCCTATATACGTGATGACAAGAAGAGTGTGAGCGATATAACGCGTGAGGCGGCCAAAGCGGTTGGCGACGACATTACGGTGACGGGCTTTGCCCGCATTCAGCTTGCGGTGGAATAG
- the rpsB gene encoding 30S ribosomal protein S2 encodes MSYVSMKQMLETGVHFGHQTRRWNPKMRPYIFGARNGIHIIDLQQTVKLFRTAYDKVADTVAKGGKVLFIGTKRQAQEAVAAEAGRANQYHVTNRWMGGTLTNFVTIQKSVERLKKLESMFADGSINRYQKKEILLLEREVHKLEETLGGIKEMDRLPQIAFVIDPNRENIAVKECRKLSIPIVAVTDTNCDPDVIDYIIPGNDDAIRAIKLFVTGFAEACLEGEAMSKDAPGNAANAEEVMCRAVEAEEAAESATTAPAQTTESAQTTPATE; translated from the coding sequence GTGTCTTACGTCAGCATGAAACAAATGCTGGAAACCGGCGTGCACTTCGGGCATCAGACCCGCCGCTGGAACCCAAAAATGCGTCCTTACATTTTCGGTGCGCGCAACGGCATTCATATTATTGACCTGCAGCAGACCGTCAAACTGTTTCGTACGGCTTACGACAAGGTGGCGGACACGGTTGCTAAAGGCGGCAAGGTGCTTTTTATCGGCACCAAACGTCAGGCGCAGGAGGCTGTCGCCGCGGAGGCGGGCCGCGCCAACCAGTACCATGTGACCAACCGATGGATGGGCGGCACTCTGACAAATTTTGTAACCATCCAGAAGAGCGTGGAACGTTTGAAAAAACTTGAAAGTATGTTCGCCGACGGTTCCATCAACCGTTACCAGAAAAAAGAAATTCTTTTGTTGGAGCGTGAGGTGCACAAGCTTGAGGAAACCTTGGGCGGCATCAAAGAAATGGATCGTCTGCCGCAGATAGCCTTTGTTATTGATCCCAATCGCGAAAATATTGCGGTGAAGGAATGCCGCAAGCTCAGCATTCCCATTGTGGCTGTGACAGACACCAACTGTGATCCCGATGTGATTGATTATATCATTCCCGGCAATGACGACGCCATTCGTGCGATCAAACTTTTTGTGACCGGTTTTGCCGAGGCTTGTCTGGAAGGCGAGGCCATGTCCAAGGACGCACCGGGCAATGCCGCCAATGCCGAGGAAGTTATGTGCAGGGCCGTCGAGGCCGAGGAAGCGGCAGAATCCGCCACGACCGCGCCAGCGCAGACGACGGAATCCGCGCAGACAACGCCTGCCACTGAATAA
- the panB gene encoding 3-methyl-2-oxobutanoate hydroxymethyltransferase: MKNTVITFREAKGREKLVMLTVYDYSTAKIMDQSGVHALLVGDSLGNVMLGYDNTLAVTLDDMIRHCTAVARASDNALVVCDMPFMSYHVSVEESLRNAGRLLAQGMAHAVKLEGGMDFCPTVRALIRASVPVMGHLGLTPQSVHALGGYRVQGRSLAAAQKLLDDARALQDAGVFALVLECVPAPLGARITHELAIPVIGIGAGPDCDGQVLVWQDMSGLTSAPPKFVKIFGQVDSAMRTAFTAYAEAVKSGVFPSQENSYSMSDTSLFDALR; encoded by the coding sequence ATGAAAAACACCGTCATTACTTTTCGGGAAGCAAAGGGACGGGAAAAGCTCGTCATGCTCACGGTCTACGATTACAGCACGGCAAAAATTATGGATCAATCGGGCGTGCACGCCCTGCTTGTGGGCGACAGCCTCGGCAACGTGATGTTGGGGTATGACAATACGCTTGCCGTCACCCTTGACGACATGATCCGGCATTGCACGGCAGTGGCGCGTGCGTCCGATAATGCTCTGGTTGTCTGCGACATGCCTTTTATGAGCTACCATGTGAGCGTGGAGGAAAGCCTGCGCAACGCCGGGCGGCTGCTCGCGCAGGGTATGGCCCACGCCGTCAAGCTGGAAGGCGGGATGGATTTTTGCCCCACAGTGCGTGCCCTGATAAGGGCCTCTGTGCCGGTGATGGGACATTTGGGCTTGACCCCACAGTCTGTGCACGCTTTGGGCGGCTACAGGGTACAGGGCAGAAGCCTTGCCGCGGCACAGAAGTTGCTTGACGACGCCCGCGCCCTGCAGGACGCTGGCGTCTTCGCCTTGGTGCTTGAGTGCGTTCCCGCACCGCTCGGCGCGCGGATCACGCATGAGCTCGCCATCCCCGTCATCGGCATCGGCGCTGGACCGGACTGTGACGGGCAGGTGCTTGTGTGGCAGGATATGTCGGGCCTGACAAGCGCGCCGCCGAAGTTCGTTAAAATTTTCGGACAAGTTGATTCCGCTATGCGCACGGCTTTCACAGCCTATGCCGAAGCAGTGAAAAGCGGGGTTTTCCCGTCGCAGGAAAACAGCTATTCCATGTCGGATACATCCCTGTTTGACGCCCTGCGGTGA
- the speB gene encoding agmatinase → MREQYFLASEYAPVAPERAAFHIIPVPFERSVSYGTGAACGPAALLAATCQLEAMENGCAPGEAGFYTAPAVDCDGSVEVVLAHIETAVARAVSCRACPVLLGGEHTVSLGALRALSHSGPLGVVQIDAHADMRSHYEGNPFSHACVMYRAVVDLGLPLAQFAVRELSREEADIRRRLGVVHYDAATLAREGLPSAPLPPDFPRRIYISFDLDGLDASLMPATGTPSPGGLFWHEAVQLLESCAQGREIAGFDVVELAPIPGLHHADFTAAKLAHVLMALVVNTNRKDRP, encoded by the coding sequence ATGAGAGAACAGTATTTTCTGGCTTCTGAATACGCGCCGGTTGCGCCGGAACGGGCGGCGTTTCACATTATCCCCGTGCCCTTTGAACGCAGTGTTTCATACGGCACGGGCGCGGCCTGCGGTCCCGCGGCCCTGCTGGCCGCCACATGTCAGCTTGAAGCCATGGAAAACGGCTGCGCGCCAGGCGAGGCAGGTTTTTATACTGCGCCTGCGGTTGACTGTGACGGCAGCGTGGAAGTGGTACTCGCGCACATAGAGACAGCCGTCGCCCGCGCCGTGAGCTGTCGTGCTTGTCCCGTGCTGCTTGGCGGCGAACATACAGTGAGCCTTGGCGCTTTGCGCGCACTGTCGCACAGCGGGCCGCTCGGGGTTGTGCAGATAGACGCCCATGCGGATATGCGTTCTCATTATGAGGGGAATCCGTTTTCACACGCCTGCGTCATGTATCGCGCCGTCGTTGATCTCGGCCTGCCTCTCGCCCAGTTCGCAGTGCGTGAGCTGAGCCGTGAAGAAGCGGACATTCGCCGGCGTCTTGGCGTCGTGCATTATGACGCTGCAACGTTGGCACGCGAAGGCCTGCCGTCTGCCCCTCTGCCTCCGGATTTTCCGCGCCGCATTTACATCAGTTTTGATCTGGATGGGCTGGACGCTTCGCTGATGCCGGCCACGGGCACACCGTCGCCTGGCGGGCTTTTTTGGCACGAAGCCGTACAGCTTTTGGAAAGCTGCGCGCAAGGCCGCGAGATTGCCGGCTTTGACGTGGTGGAACTTGCGCCCATACCTGGTCTGCATCATGCGGATTTTACCGCCGCCAAACTGGCGCACGTGCTTATGGCGCTTGTTGTCAATACAAACAGAAAGGACAGGCCATGA
- the nth gene encoding endonuclease III — protein sequence MIAEHTRRVACAQKILMVLAARYPRHAPQLAARNAWELLVATVLAAQCTDTRVNTITPELFRRWPGPQELATADQTELESVIRSAGFYHSKAKNLLGAAVRVRDVFDGRVPDSLENLTSLPGVARKTANVVLFGAYGRNEGLAVDTHVKRIAYRLGLTDQTDPDRVEQDLIVLFPRREWGNVNHRMVLFGRDICHARYPCCNECEMNVFCPRRACPPSSGRNKPGRGEQPRKTSRRVS from the coding sequence ATGATTGCAGAGCATACCCGGCGCGTAGCGTGTGCGCAAAAAATCCTCATGGTGCTGGCCGCGCGTTACCCCAGGCATGCTCCACAGCTTGCGGCACGCAACGCGTGGGAACTGCTGGTCGCCACCGTGCTGGCGGCCCAGTGCACAGACACGCGCGTCAACACCATTACGCCGGAACTTTTCCGGCGCTGGCCTGGGCCACAAGAGCTGGCGACCGCCGATCAGACAGAGCTTGAGTCTGTCATCCGTTCCGCGGGCTTTTACCACAGCAAGGCAAAAAATTTGCTGGGCGCGGCTGTACGCGTGCGGGATGTTTTTGACGGCCGCGTGCCGGACAGTCTTGAAAATTTGACATCTCTGCCGGGTGTGGCCCGCAAAACAGCCAACGTTGTGCTTTTCGGCGCATACGGGCGCAATGAGGGACTTGCGGTGGACACGCACGTCAAACGCATAGCTTACCGCCTCGGCCTTACGGACCAGACGGATCCTGATCGTGTGGAACAGGATTTGATTGTCCTTTTTCCTCGTCGGGAGTGGGGCAATGTCAATCACCGCATGGTGCTCTTCGGCCGGGATATATGCCATGCCCGATACCCCTGTTGCAACGAGTGTGAAATGAACGTCTTCTGCCCGCGCCGCGCCTGTCCCCCATCTTCCGGTCGGAACAAACCCGGCAGGGGAGAACAGCCGCGTAAAACATCCCGCCGCGTGTCTTAA
- the argJ gene encoding bifunctional glutamate N-acetyltransferase/amino-acid acetyltransferase ArgJ — protein MTDDLPKGFRAGTAAAGFKTTGRDDLGLIVSDRPAVAAGLFTQNAFKAAPVLVCQELLRRGGPVLAVLANSGQANACTGDEGIVNCRATQLLAAQAAGLAPNDILPISTGVIGAQLRMNLWRAAIPALVQSLGRRDAEGFTRAFMTTDAFPKFASRDIGLSGGGARLTVMAKGAGMICPNMATMLCVALTDAATEREPWQAMFRRAVAFTFNRVSVDGDTSTNDTILGLANGASGVAVQSPADLALLEEALTGILGQVAHMLVMDGEGAGRVIHITARGAADETDAERVARSVGHSQLVKTAIYGGDANWGRIVTAVGYSGARFDPDRVSMALCGVERFCHGQPVNDDQEARLAELLRGKDVTVEIDLCAGSGEYTLQASDLGHEYVSLNADYRS, from the coding sequence ATGACGGATGACCTGCCCAAGGGCTTCAGGGCCGGCACGGCGGCGGCCGGCTTTAAGACAACGGGCCGCGACGATCTCGGCCTCATTGTTTCGGACCGTCCCGCGGTTGCGGCCGGGCTGTTCACGCAAAACGCCTTCAAGGCAGCGCCCGTGTTGGTGTGTCAGGAACTGTTGCGCCGTGGCGGGCCGGTGCTGGCCGTGCTTGCCAATTCCGGTCAGGCCAATGCCTGCACCGGGGATGAGGGCATTGTGAACTGCCGGGCCACGCAGCTTCTGGCCGCCCAGGCGGCAGGCCTTGCCCCGAACGACATTCTGCCCATCTCCACAGGGGTTATCGGCGCGCAGCTGCGCATGAATCTCTGGCGTGCCGCTATTCCCGCCCTTGTGCAAAGCCTGGGCAGACGCGATGCAGAGGGCTTCACCCGTGCCTTTATGACCACGGATGCCTTTCCCAAATTCGCTTCGCGCGACATCGGCCTTTCCGGCGGCGGTGCGCGGCTGACCGTGATGGCCAAGGGTGCGGGCATGATCTGCCCCAACATGGCCACTATGCTCTGTGTGGCACTGACGGACGCGGCGACGGAGCGCGAGCCGTGGCAGGCTATGTTCAGGCGGGCCGTGGCCTTCACCTTCAACAGGGTCAGCGTTGACGGAGACACCTCGACAAACGACACTATTCTCGGCCTTGCCAACGGCGCGTCGGGAGTTGCCGTCCAAAGTCCGGCCGATTTGGCCCTGCTGGAAGAAGCCCTGACCGGCATTCTAGGGCAGGTTGCGCATATGCTGGTTATGGACGGCGAAGGCGCGGGCCGGGTTATCCATATTACGGCACGGGGCGCGGCTGACGAGACGGACGCCGAGCGCGTGGCCCGTAGCGTGGGCCATTCGCAGCTTGTCAAAACAGCAATCTACGGCGGTGACGCCAACTGGGGCCGTATTGTGACGGCCGTGGGATACAGCGGCGCGCGCTTTGACCCCGACCGGGTCAGCATGGCCCTGTGCGGGGTGGAGCGTTTCTGCCACGGGCAGCCCGTGAACGACGATCAGGAAGCGCGTCTCGCCGAACTGCTGCGGGGCAAGGACGTGACAGTGGAGATTGACCTGTGCGCCGGATCGGGGGAATACACGTTACAGGCTTCAGATCTCGGACACGAGTATGTAAGTCTGAACGCCGACTACCGCTCCTGA
- the fusA gene encoding elongation factor G, which translates to MSRTVPVDKQRNIGIMAHIDAGKTTTTERILFYTGVSHKIGETHDGASIMDWMEQEQERGITITSAATTCFWKDCRINIIDTPGHVDFTIEVERSLRVLDGAVCVFDAVAGVEPQSETVWRQADSYNVPRICFVNKMDRTGANYNRCLEMIHDRLGAKPVSLQLPIGAEDKFEGVVDLVRMQAVSFDKSTKGAELSVDEVPADMRALVDEKHRELVESVAEEDEALLEKYLGGESLTEEEIIACVRKATIARNIVPVLCGSAFRNMGVQPLLDAVVDYLPSPVDIPPMTGHEPDRVDNLIECPCIDKDPLAGLVFKLFSDPFIGHLSFFRIYSGYLESGMGVYNANTGKKERIGRILKMHANKREDIKWAGAGDIVALVGLKNASTGDTLCDEKRPVVLESLNIPDPVIEVAIESKTKADRDALSAALNKLAKEDPSFHVKGDEETNQTLIAGMGELHLEIIVDRLTREFNVNANVGKPQVAYRETISKPAKSDVKHAKQSGGRGQYGHCVIEAEPNPGNGYEFVNSITGGVIPKEYIPAIDKGMQDAMKSGVLAGFPCVDVKVNLVFGSYHEVDSSEQAFYVAGSMAIKDAMQKAGPVLLEPIMDVEVVTPEGYLGDVMGDLNGRRGRVQSLEARAGGAQSVRAQVPLASMFGYATDLRSRTQGRATFTMQFDHYERVPAALAEEIQKTRK; encoded by the coding sequence GTGTCCCGCACCGTGCCTGTAGACAAACAGCGTAATATCGGCATCATGGCCCATATTGACGCCGGCAAGACTACCACCACTGAGCGCATTCTTTTCTACACCGGCGTTTCCCACAAAATCGGCGAAACCCATGACGGCGCATCCATTATGGATTGGATGGAGCAGGAACAGGAGCGCGGCATCACCATCACTTCCGCCGCCACAACCTGTTTCTGGAAAGACTGCCGCATCAATATCATCGACACGCCGGGGCATGTGGACTTCACCATTGAAGTGGAGCGTTCGCTACGCGTGCTCGACGGCGCTGTGTGCGTCTTTGACGCTGTGGCCGGCGTTGAGCCGCAGTCAGAGACAGTGTGGCGGCAGGCGGACAGTTACAATGTGCCGCGCATCTGCTTCGTGAACAAGATGGACCGCACAGGCGCAAATTACAACCGCTGCCTGGAGATGATCCACGACCGTCTCGGCGCCAAGCCCGTGTCTTTGCAACTGCCCATCGGCGCGGAAGATAAATTTGAAGGCGTGGTGGATCTTGTGCGCATGCAGGCCGTGAGTTTTGACAAGAGCACCAAGGGTGCGGAACTGAGTGTGGACGAAGTGCCCGCCGACATGCGTGCGCTTGTGGACGAAAAGCACCGCGAGCTTGTGGAATCCGTAGCGGAGGAAGACGAGGCCCTGCTTGAAAAATACCTCGGCGGCGAAAGCCTGACGGAAGAGGAAATCATCGCCTGCGTGCGCAAGGCCACCATCGCCCGCAATATCGTGCCGGTGCTGTGCGGCTCCGCCTTCAGGAATATGGGCGTGCAGCCCCTGCTGGACGCCGTGGTGGACTATTTGCCTTCGCCTGTGGACATACCGCCCATGACAGGCCACGAGCCGGACAGGGTGGACAATCTCATTGAATGCCCCTGCATCGACAAGGATCCCTTGGCCGGGCTCGTGTTTAAGCTTTTTTCCGACCCGTTTATCGGGCATCTTTCATTTTTCCGCATATATTCCGGCTACTTGGAATCCGGCATGGGCGTGTACAACGCCAATACCGGCAAGAAGGAGCGCATCGGCCGTATTCTCAAGATGCACGCCAACAAGCGCGAAGACATCAAATGGGCGGGCGCAGGCGATATTGTGGCGCTTGTGGGTCTGAAAAACGCCTCCACCGGCGATACGCTTTGTGACGAAAAGCGCCCTGTAGTGCTGGAATCCCTGAATATTCCAGATCCGGTCATTGAGGTCGCCATTGAGTCCAAGACCAAGGCGGATCGTGACGCCCTTTCCGCTGCGCTGAACAAGCTTGCCAAAGAGGATCCCTCGTTCCACGTCAAGGGCGATGAGGAAACAAATCAGACACTTATTGCCGGCATGGGCGAGCTGCATCTGGAAATCATTGTTGACCGCCTGACGCGCGAGTTCAATGTGAATGCCAATGTGGGCAAACCGCAGGTGGCCTACCGTGAAACAATTTCCAAGCCCGCCAAGTCGGACGTGAAGCACGCCAAACAGTCCGGCGGTCGCGGCCAATACGGCCATTGCGTCATTGAGGCTGAGCCCAACCCCGGCAACGGCTATGAATTTGTCAATTCCATCACTGGCGGCGTGATTCCCAAAGAATATATCCCGGCCATAGACAAGGGTATGCAGGACGCCATGAAGTCCGGCGTGCTGGCTGGTTTTCCCTGCGTGGACGTCAAGGTCAATCTGGTGTTCGGTTCCTACCATGAAGTGGATTCTTCGGAGCAGGCTTTTTATGTGGCCGGCTCCATGGCCATCAAGGACGCTATGCAGAAAGCTGGGCCTGTGCTTCTGGAGCCGATCATGGATGTGGAAGTGGTTACTCCTGAGGGATATCTGGGCGATGTGATGGGCGACCTCAACGGTCGACGCGGCCGCGTGCAGAGCCTGGAAGCCCGCGCCGGCGGCGCGCAGAGTGTGCGCGCTCAGGTGCCGCTTGCCTCCATGTTCGGCTATGCCACAGACCTTCGGTCGCGCACGCAGGGCCGCGCCACGTTCACCATGCAGTTCGACCACTATGAACGCGTGCCTGCGGCCTTGGCCGAAGAAATCCAGAAGACCAGAAAGTAG
- the rpsG gene encoding 30S ribosomal protein S7, translating into MPRKGPVPKREILPDPLYMSRLVTKFVNRLMYNGKKGAAEKIFYSSLENLTEKTGEDPMRAFEKALDNVKPYMEVKARRVGGATYQVPMEVRLERQVSLSIRWIINYSRARGEKGMTAKLSAELLDAYNARGGAVKKKEDTHRMADANKAFAHYRW; encoded by the coding sequence ATGCCCCGTAAAGGCCCTGTTCCCAAACGTGAAATTCTGCCTGATCCTCTCTATATGAGCCGTCTGGTCACAAAATTTGTGAACCGGCTTATGTACAACGGTAAAAAAGGCGCCGCCGAGAAAATTTTTTACAGCTCTCTGGAAAATCTGACCGAGAAAACCGGCGAAGACCCCATGCGCGCTTTTGAAAAGGCGCTCGACAATGTCAAGCCGTATATGGAAGTCAAGGCCCGTCGCGTGGGCGGCGCGACCTATCAGGTGCCTATGGAAGTGCGCCTGGAGAGGCAGGTTTCTCTGTCAATACGCTGGATTATCAACTATTCGCGCGCACGTGGCGAAAAGGGGATGACCGCCAAACTTTCCGCTGAGCTGCTCGACGCCTACAACGCGCGGGGCGGCGCGGTAAAGAAAAAGGAAGATACCCACCGTATGGCCGATGCCAACAAGGCCTTTGCCCACTACCGCTGGTAA
- the rpsL gene encoding 30S ribosomal protein S12, whose product MPTINQLIRIERKAVIKRKKTPALHACPQRRGVCTRVYTTTPKKPNSALRKVARVRLTNGIEVTAYIPGEGHNLQEHSVVIIRGGRVKDLPGVRYHIVRGTLDASGVADRRKSRSKYGAKRPK is encoded by the coding sequence ATGCCCACCATAAATCAGCTTATCCGCATTGAGCGGAAGGCCGTGATCAAACGTAAAAAAACTCCCGCCCTGCATGCATGCCCGCAACGGCGCGGCGTGTGCACGCGCGTGTACACCACCACGCCGAAAAAGCCGAACTCGGCCCTGCGCAAGGTGGCCCGCGTTCGTTTGACAAACGGCATTGAAGTGACGGCTTATATCCCCGGCGAAGGGCATAACCTGCAGGAGCACTCTGTTGTGATCATCCGTGGCGGCCGCGTGAAGGATCTTCCCGGCGTGCGGTATCATATCGTGCGGGGCACGCTGGACGCCTCCGGCGTGGCGGATCGCCGCAAGAGCCGTTCCAAGTACGGCGCCAAGCGACCCAAGTAG